In the Leptospira sp. WS4.C2 genome, one interval contains:
- a CDS encoding outer membrane lipoprotein-sorting protein — protein sequence MLKIWILLFFFSFVAIEAQGAPDASLSAQELLARLDREMDFGKGLVKGTYVLIRRNGTSETWKINRFFNGEDALLLFDRKGRGLESKLLTKDEGENVFFFNVLSAKLFRKTDDEKYEALMGTGFFYVDLSGYSYQANYNPLVNADLDIGGEVYYRISLKPILPYFYKKLVLLVGKKDLKPYRVDFHDRDGILFKTLNLKYGPVKVKEASGKVEEIQKASRLEMLDLNTGSITVWEIQEVDKSVNPDASLFAVDNLSR from the coding sequence ATGCTAAAAATTTGGATTCTATTATTTTTCTTTAGTTTTGTTGCGATAGAGGCCCAAGGGGCACCTGACGCCAGTTTATCGGCGCAGGAACTTTTGGCGAGGCTTGATCGAGAAATGGATTTTGGAAAAGGCCTTGTGAAGGGAACCTATGTCCTCATTCGTAGGAACGGAACTTCAGAAACTTGGAAGATCAACAGATTTTTTAACGGAGAGGATGCCCTTCTTTTATTCGACAGAAAGGGTAGGGGACTTGAATCCAAACTCCTCACCAAAGACGAAGGGGAAAATGTTTTTTTCTTTAATGTTTTAAGTGCCAAACTCTTTCGAAAAACGGATGATGAAAAGTATGAAGCGCTGATGGGAACCGGTTTTTTTTATGTAGATCTTTCCGGGTATTCCTATCAGGCCAACTACAACCCTCTCGTGAATGCTGATTTGGACATTGGGGGAGAGGTGTATTACCGCATTTCTCTAAAACCGATTCTTCCCTATTTTTATAAAAAGTTAGTACTTCTTGTGGGTAAAAAAGATCTAAAACCCTACCGCGTTGATTTTCATGACCGAGATGGAATTTTATTCAAAACTTTAAACTTAAAATATGGGCCAGTGAAAGTAAAAGAAGCCTCTGGAAAAGTGGAAGAAATTCAAAAAGCCTCTCGGCTCGAGATGTTAGATTTGAATACAGGTAGTATCACCGTATGGGAAATCCAAGAAGTAGACAAATCAGTGAATCCAGATGCTTCTTTATTTGCGGTGGATAATCTAAGCCGTTAA
- a CDS encoding EAL domain-containing protein, whose product MITERESHKFLRDWKDWLSGGTLVPVFQPILSSESTGIYGYELLGRLSTPEGLISLGEFFLSPTFGYDEIFFLKKQVDEEIRFAALKKFAKEAPPETKLFLNISPNVMYHTLLQLETELPQTIQMVREVGVDPERIVIEITEERFPHNLELLRPVLNMYRQEGFSIAVDDAGSEASNLDRIGLFHPEIIKVDLQMLRRSTFSRNFKEILLNLSKLGESLGSSLLFEGIESEDELYNALNYGARYIQGFYFAKPEPSFSKRFEYRMEMQSSLEYFHARKQGEMNRQIEWETIWKDKLSEIMMGFTEENGIWEWKGGFETNVFGDGDFFRMYITNPLGFQVSPNYARAQSGKIEPDYSFLGKNWSFRPYFFEHLHKSKTSRDAWTLSQMYHDISERMMLRTFARNLSENLILFIDVVVSRS is encoded by the coding sequence ATGATCACAGAAAGAGAAAGTCATAAATTCCTCCGCGATTGGAAAGATTGGTTGTCTGGCGGAACTCTCGTTCCTGTTTTCCAACCCATCCTCTCGTCCGAATCCACTGGCATTTACGGTTATGAACTACTCGGGCGCCTTTCCACACCGGAAGGTCTGATTAGTCTCGGAGAATTCTTTTTGTCCCCAACGTTCGGTTACGATGAAATATTTTTTCTGAAAAAACAAGTGGATGAAGAGATTCGTTTTGCCGCCTTAAAAAAGTTCGCAAAGGAAGCTCCACCGGAAACCAAGTTATTTTTAAATATCTCACCGAACGTAATGTACCATACCCTTCTACAATTGGAAACAGAACTTCCCCAAACCATTCAGATGGTCAGAGAAGTGGGTGTGGACCCGGAACGAATAGTCATTGAGATTACTGAAGAACGATTCCCCCATAACCTAGAACTTTTGCGACCCGTACTCAATATGTACAGGCAAGAAGGGTTTTCCATTGCCGTTGATGATGCTGGATCGGAAGCTAGTAACTTAGACCGGATTGGGCTTTTCCATCCAGAAATTATCAAAGTTGACTTACAAATGTTACGAAGGTCTACTTTTTCGCGTAACTTCAAAGAAATTTTACTCAACTTATCAAAGTTAGGTGAGTCTTTGGGGAGTAGTCTACTATTTGAAGGGATTGAATCAGAAGATGAGTTATACAATGCTTTGAACTATGGGGCTAGATACATCCAAGGTTTTTATTTTGCTAAACCAGAACCTTCCTTTTCGAAACGGTTTGAATACCGTATGGAGATGCAATCTTCACTCGAATACTTTCATGCTCGTAAACAAGGGGAAATGAACCGTCAGATTGAATGGGAAACAATTTGGAAGGACAAACTATCAGAAATCATGATGGGTTTTACCGAAGAAAATGGAATTTGGGAATGGAAGGGCGGTTTTGAGACCAATGTTTTTGGAGACGGAGATTTCTTTCGAATGTACATTACAAACCCACTCGGTTTCCAGGTTTCTCCCAACTACGCAAGGGCCCAGTCAGGAAAAATCGAACCGGACTATTCATTTTTGGGTAAAAACTGGTCTTTTCGACCTTATTTTTTTGAACACCTTCACAAATCCAAAACCAGCAGAGATGCATGGACTCTATCCCAAATGTACCACGACATTTCGGAACGGATGATGTTACGGACATTTGCGAGAAACCTTTCTGAAAATCTGATTTTATTTATCGATGTGGTAGTATCTCGTTCCTGA
- a CDS encoding DUF1577 domain-containing protein yields the protein METLERSKRSLDVFSDKEKKLHVLTKFLLNQELSLKDNIHTGESCFLKKVSADGNKVLISVRPTLTLSVGQKVTLYKILGRYLHLECTVEQEKAESQYVLHLDKIAIAKKDRESSRIPVPPGSAWITNVVSSKAKIETDMFHVPTAVKVNFQDYETKLKDTVDFIKVSTFNSSEDSEIIRQIKKTKKGLLLEDATDRKCYETSPNEDFLVFSEEIDEDIDKEINNKRNQKIKSELILPILYLTDEEESIPIGYIQMQSKTETFDLLKAMEMKTICFEMVDRIRNSNMIKSDGKFPVIDISEGGLKVIVDHPDLMKSLPKLSGFQFDIFFKMQSPLTAFGTIKTITKNEEGHLTVGLAIAGHSSRSGEKKRFLENVEFFRKQNHKS from the coding sequence ATGGAAACACTAGAAAGAAGTAAACGATCTTTGGACGTTTTTTCCGACAAAGAAAAAAAGCTCCATGTTTTGACTAAATTTTTATTAAACCAAGAATTGAGTCTAAAAGACAATATCCATACCGGAGAAAGTTGTTTTCTTAAAAAAGTTTCTGCCGATGGAAACAAAGTTTTGATCAGTGTTCGCCCTACCTTGACCCTTTCCGTGGGCCAAAAAGTAACTCTCTACAAAATATTAGGGAGATACTTGCATCTAGAATGCACCGTCGAACAAGAAAAGGCGGAATCCCAATATGTTCTTCATTTAGACAAAATTGCCATTGCCAAAAAAGATAGGGAAAGTTCCAGGATTCCCGTTCCTCCAGGTTCTGCATGGATTACCAATGTGGTTTCAAGCAAAGCAAAAATCGAAACCGATATGTTTCACGTTCCCACTGCGGTGAAGGTGAACTTTCAGGATTACGAAACCAAACTAAAAGACACAGTCGATTTTATCAAAGTTTCTACCTTTAACTCTAGCGAAGACTCAGAGATCATTCGGCAAATTAAAAAGACAAAAAAAGGTCTTCTTTTGGAAGACGCCACAGATAGAAAATGTTACGAAACCTCTCCGAATGAAGACTTTTTAGTATTTTCGGAAGAGATAGACGAAGATATAGATAAAGAAATCAATAACAAACGAAATCAAAAAATCAAGTCAGAACTCATCCTTCCGATTCTTTATCTAACCGATGAAGAAGAGTCCATACCAATTGGATACATCCAAATGCAAAGTAAAACGGAAACCTTTGATTTACTAAAAGCGATGGAAATGAAAACCATATGTTTCGAAATGGTAGACCGGATCCGCAATTCGAATATGATCAAATCAGATGGAAAGTTTCCGGTTATTGATATTTCCGAAGGTGGTTTAAAAGTGATCGTAGACCACCCCGATTTAATGAAAAGCCTTCCAAAACTTTCGGGATTCCAGTTTGATATATTTTTTAAAATGCAATCTCCCCTCACTGCTTTTGGGACCATCAAAACCATTACAAAAAATGAAGAAGGTCACCTAACAGTGGGTCTTGCGATTGCGGGTCACTCTTCTCGTTCTGGTGAGAAAAAAAGATTTTTAGAAAACGTAGAATTTTTTAGAAAACAAAATCACAAATCTTAA
- a CDS encoding 16S rRNA (uracil(1498)-N(3))-methyltransferase — MLEPGLILFRTGFVAKPTIVLSPEEMAHLRALRLSKEETTIQIRDGVGGLYDYQFSPFSKELKLLNEIHLPRKIERKTVAIALPKGNRLDFFLQKVTEIGLDAVVFLVFRHSIRKEFNLERSEKIVKEAAAQSKQTELLSLSIESAGEWMNAHKESLVVLHPHKQDVFQANLLKGKIPVIGPEGGFHADEEDWMEKNQIPRLTLPGGVLRTETAGIVAASFLVYGT, encoded by the coding sequence TTGTTAGAACCTGGTCTTATCCTTTTTCGCACTGGGTTTGTAGCAAAACCTACAATCGTTCTTTCCCCAGAAGAAATGGCTCACCTTCGTGCACTACGACTTAGTAAGGAAGAAACTACCATCCAAATTCGGGATGGGGTGGGTGGGCTTTATGATTACCAATTCTCTCCTTTTTCCAAAGAACTAAAGTTATTAAATGAAATCCATCTGCCAAGAAAGATAGAACGAAAAACCGTTGCCATTGCTTTACCGAAAGGTAACCGCTTAGATTTCTTTTTGCAAAAAGTAACAGAGATAGGACTTGATGCCGTCGTTTTTCTTGTCTTTCGGCATTCCATTCGCAAAGAATTTAATTTGGAACGATCCGAAAAAATTGTAAAGGAAGCCGCTGCCCAGTCCAAACAAACCGAACTACTTTCCCTTTCGATCGAATCGGCAGGCGAATGGATGAATGCACATAAAGAGAGTTTGGTGGTCCTCCATCCCCATAAGCAGGATGTTTTCCAAGCCAACCTATTGAAAGGAAAGATTCCCGTGATTGGACCCGAAGGGGGATTTCATGCAGACGAGGAAGATTGGATGGAAAAAAACCAGATCCCGAGACTCACACTTCCTGGTGGGGTGCTCCGTACGGAAACCGCAGGCATTGTTGCCGCCAGTTTCCTAGTGTATGGGACTTAA
- the guaB gene encoding IMP dehydrogenase: MSNHPLPGSELLDGVNGQELFSVNMGLTYRDFLVLPGFIDFNPSDVELETKLSKNISLKRPLMSSPMDTVTESEMAIAQALMGGIGIIHYNNSIDEQVDLVRKVKRYENGFIKDPILLSPEHTLADLDAVKEKYGFSGIPITEDGTASTKLVGIVTNRDVDFERDRDIKLGKVMTTELITANVGISLREANDILRTSKKGKLPIVDKQGKLVALICRSDLKKNKEFPQSSKDDQKRLRVGAALSTLPESRERMAALAGVGVDAIIIDSAQGNSSYQMEMIQWIKSNFPNTDVIGGNVVTKAQAANLIAAGADGLRIGMGPGSICITQDTMAVGRAQATAVFKTAEYAQAHGVPVIADGGISNIGDIANALAIGASMCMMGSMFAGTKEAPGEYFYENGIRLKKYRGMASLEAMSKGGDKRYFSESQKIKVAQGVSGYVVDKGSVLNLIPYLVQGLRQSFQDMGFQNIPDLHKALREGKLRFERRTESAQAQGSVHGLYSYTKPSMRAE; this comes from the coding sequence ATGTCAAATCACCCCCTACCAGGATCGGAGCTTCTCGACGGAGTCAATGGACAAGAGCTCTTCTCGGTCAACATGGGACTCACGTATCGGGATTTTTTAGTATTGCCCGGTTTTATCGACTTTAACCCAAGTGATGTAGAACTCGAAACCAAACTTTCCAAAAATATTTCACTCAAAAGACCTCTGATGAGTTCGCCTATGGACACAGTGACTGAGTCTGAGATGGCGATCGCCCAAGCACTTATGGGTGGAATTGGAATTATACATTATAACAATAGTATCGATGAACAGGTGGACCTCGTTCGCAAAGTAAAACGATACGAAAATGGATTCATTAAGGATCCAATCTTACTCTCTCCTGAACATACACTTGCTGATTTGGATGCGGTTAAAGAAAAATACGGATTTAGCGGAATTCCTATCACGGAAGACGGAACCGCCAGCACAAAGTTAGTTGGTATTGTTACCAACAGAGATGTTGATTTTGAAAGAGACCGTGACATCAAACTGGGCAAGGTGATGACTACAGAACTCATCACAGCAAATGTTGGAATTAGTTTGCGAGAAGCTAATGATATCCTTCGTACAAGTAAAAAAGGAAAACTTCCTATTGTAGATAAACAAGGTAAACTTGTGGCACTCATTTGCCGCAGTGACCTGAAAAAAAATAAAGAATTCCCACAATCCTCAAAAGATGACCAAAAAAGACTTAGAGTGGGAGCTGCCCTTTCCACCTTACCTGAGTCACGCGAACGAATGGCAGCTCTTGCCGGAGTCGGAGTGGACGCCATCATCATTGATTCCGCGCAAGGAAATTCCAGTTACCAAATGGAAATGATCCAATGGATAAAATCTAATTTTCCAAACACAGATGTGATCGGTGGAAACGTTGTGACAAAAGCTCAAGCGGCCAATCTGATTGCTGCCGGAGCTGATGGACTTCGAATTGGAATGGGTCCTGGATCCATTTGTATCACACAAGATACCATGGCCGTCGGTCGCGCGCAAGCCACTGCTGTATTCAAAACGGCAGAGTATGCCCAGGCGCATGGAGTTCCTGTGATTGCCGATGGTGGAATCTCTAATATTGGAGATATTGCCAATGCTCTTGCGATTGGTGCTTCCATGTGTATGATGGGTTCTATGTTTGCCGGAACAAAAGAAGCTCCTGGTGAGTATTTTTATGAGAATGGAATTCGTCTAAAGAAATACCGTGGTATGGCAAGTTTAGAAGCTATGAGTAAGGGTGGAGACAAACGGTATTTTTCTGAATCACAAAAGATCAAAGTAGCACAAGGTGTTTCTGGATATGTTGTGGATAAAGGATCCGTTTTAAATCTGATACCGTACTTGGTGCAAGGACTCAGACAAAGTTTTCAAGACATGGGATTTCAAAATATTCCTGATCTACACAAAGCATTACGGGAAGGAAAACTTCGGTTCGAACGAAGGACAGAATCGGCCCAAGCACAAGGTAGTGTTCATGGGTTGTATTCCTATACAAAACCATCGATGAGAGCGGAATAA
- the tmk gene encoding dTMP kinase yields the protein MPQNNQFFVFEGIDGSGKTTVSRLVSEALLTKSIPNLWHREPTDSVHGKRIREFLQGKLKLSKEEQIEAFIADRECSVNDVILPTLKNGKSIVQDRYYFSTAAYQGRDEEHAADILYRNEDKGFPEPNRVYFLDLSPEEALERRTSRGTADEVFDDDSEQARIYQNYLAILPESTIFVDATAELDEVVAFCVEDILKSLEG from the coding sequence ATGCCCCAAAATAATCAATTCTTTGTATTTGAAGGGATCGATGGTTCCGGGAAAACCACCGTCTCTCGTTTGGTTTCCGAAGCGCTACTAACAAAATCCATCCCAAATCTCTGGCATAGAGAACCCACAGACAGTGTGCACGGAAAAAGGATTAGAGAGTTTCTACAAGGGAAACTTAAACTTTCAAAAGAAGAACAAATTGAAGCTTTTATAGCTGATCGTGAATGTTCGGTGAATGATGTCATCTTACCAACTTTAAAGAATGGTAAATCGATTGTACAAGATCGCTATTATTTTTCCACCGCTGCTTACCAAGGTAGAGATGAAGAACATGCTGCTGATATTTTGTATAGAAATGAAGACAAAGGATTCCCTGAACCGAACAGAGTGTATTTTTTGGACCTTTCTCCGGAGGAAGCACTAGAACGCCGGACAAGTCGAGGTACCGCCGATGAGGTTTTTGATGATGATTCAGAACAGGCTCGTATCTATCAAAACTATTTGGCAATTTTACCTGAGTCTACGATCTTTGTGGATGCTACTGCAGAGTTAGATGAAGTAGTTGCCTTCTGCGTTGAGGATATACTCAAATCACTCGAAGGTTAA
- a CDS encoding radical SAM protein, whose translation MAKIQFLQLPVPPPSYYAATGNVPLAAASLASCLESKEDPVLGLSPYVVSPEDTDSLGDRELIDRIAKDGPDFLGLSLYLWNTERSLYIAKEVKKRNPETTILIGGPEVNEDNPYVLGEAGYDIAVSGEAEHSFRKLMRALVSKSSLDGLENVAYRKENGTLTSFGKQVAADFPLTDFPSPYTTGHLQVNPKRSTYLETVRGCKSQCTYCFYPKSSQNLRTLDIPETIKLISNLKENGAKELVFLDPTFNHRPGFENFLDAIAEVNSDGGMSMFAELRSEGVTPKLATKLRKAGFTRVELGLQSVNEETLKRVKRYGSPHKVAEVAKMLAGEGMELLLDLIIGLPGDKPDDVERGIHFFLEHGLGEWVQAFPLSVLPGTAMRRDAEKEGLSFMPTPPYRIIQTPTFSQRDLTESLYFAEDLLERRLDEFPRPFLCSALPNKNDRIDIVLTDFRNHSVSETILASKTSLSTWSGSRHHSVWFHTENLSNDLSFILSLIKERITAEPFCTIDFVLPLVSVPKPKEIDRLVSLLETQRNSYLARTLAHRGENLQHRLVFVFEGNHLELKNWRDEELDSTSYLIYERIPATRIQNLDPSKEAFYLIEGEEVDGPDFVFLKAEMDPEAITFDSRKLEERWSMEVLGYGEL comes from the coding sequence ATGGCAAAAATACAATTTTTGCAATTACCGGTACCACCACCGTCCTACTATGCGGCGACAGGAAATGTACCTTTAGCAGCTGCTAGTTTGGCAAGTTGCTTAGAATCCAAAGAAGACCCAGTCCTTGGACTGAGTCCTTATGTGGTTTCCCCAGAAGATACAGATTCCCTGGGAGATAGGGAACTCATCGACCGTATCGCAAAAGATGGTCCCGATTTTTTAGGACTCTCTTTGTATTTGTGGAATACGGAACGTAGCCTTTACATCGCAAAAGAAGTTAAAAAAAGAAATCCAGAAACGACCATCCTCATTGGTGGGCCGGAAGTCAATGAAGACAACCCTTATGTTTTAGGGGAGGCAGGTTATGATATTGCTGTTTCGGGGGAAGCAGAACATAGCTTTCGCAAACTGATGCGCGCCTTAGTCTCTAAATCTTCCTTGGATGGTTTAGAGAATGTTGCTTATCGAAAAGAAAACGGAACTCTTACTTCCTTTGGAAAACAAGTGGCAGCGGACTTTCCTCTGACCGACTTTCCTTCTCCTTATACAACTGGACATTTGCAGGTGAACCCCAAACGTTCCACTTACTTAGAAACTGTGCGGGGTTGTAAGTCGCAGTGCACGTATTGTTTTTATCCAAAATCTTCACAGAACCTACGCACCCTAGACATTCCTGAAACCATTAAACTCATTTCGAACTTAAAAGAGAATGGGGCAAAGGAACTTGTATTCTTAGATCCTACCTTCAACCACAGACCTGGTTTCGAAAATTTTTTAGATGCCATTGCGGAAGTGAATTCGGATGGAGGTATGTCTATGTTTGCCGAATTACGTTCGGAAGGTGTGACACCGAAACTTGCAACAAAGCTTCGTAAGGCGGGATTCACCCGTGTGGAACTGGGGCTCCAATCAGTGAATGAAGAAACCTTAAAACGTGTGAAACGTTACGGTAGTCCTCACAAAGTCGCGGAAGTTGCCAAGATGCTTGCGGGTGAAGGGATGGAGTTACTTCTTGATCTCATCATTGGACTCCCCGGGGACAAACCAGATGATGTCGAAAGGGGAATTCACTTCTTTTTGGAACATGGACTGGGGGAATGGGTACAGGCCTTTCCATTGTCTGTTCTTCCGGGAACCGCAATGCGCAGGGATGCGGAAAAAGAAGGGCTCTCGTTTATGCCAACTCCGCCATATCGTATCATCCAAACTCCTACATTTAGTCAGCGCGATTTGACCGAGTCCTTGTATTTTGCAGAGGACTTACTCGAACGCCGTTTGGATGAATTTCCAAGGCCATTTTTATGTTCCGCCTTACCGAACAAAAACGACCGTATCGATATCGTTTTAACGGATTTTCGTAATCACTCCGTATCAGAGACAATCCTCGCTTCGAAAACTAGTTTGTCTACCTGGTCTGGGAGTCGTCATCACAGTGTTTGGTTCCACACTGAGAATCTTTCTAATGACCTATCTTTTATCCTTTCTTTAATAAAAGAACGAATCACTGCGGAGCCATTTTGTACGATTGATTTTGTTTTGCCTTTGGTATCTGTTCCGAAACCCAAGGAGATTGATCGTTTGGTATCACTTCTCGAAACCCAAAGAAATTCTTATCTTGCCCGGACTTTGGCTCACAGAGGAGAAAACCTCCAACACCGTTTGGTTTTTGTTTTTGAAGGAAACCATTTGGAACTAAAGAATTGGAGAGATGAGGAATTGGATTCTACTTCTTACTTAATTTACGAAAGAATCCCTGCCACGAGAATCCAAAATTTAGATCCATCAAAAGAAGCCTTTTATTTGATCGAAGGAGAAGAAGTGGACGGACCGGATTTTGTTTTTCTAAAAGCAGAAATGGATCCAGAGGCCATTACCTTTGATTCGAGAAAATTAGAAGAGAGATGGTCTATGGAAGTTCTAGGTTACGGTGAACTTTAA
- a CDS encoding class I SAM-dependent methyltransferase, translated as MELIPCNTCGQNRFRPIFTKKSPLGESFSIVACEFCGLVQVNPQPSFADVKKYYDDSYFTQRTERGYDNYYSDKLRAEISRVFQLNLNDLDFFSWEKDRISELSPEDKLSSLDIGCAAGYFVAYQKDRGYDAYGIEIADGPVRFARETLKLNIFQESFLDWDTKFQNKFDVITLWATIEHLHRPKETLEKIKGHLKPGGVLILSTCRYGLLAKLAGLTWRYLNVPEHLYYYSYLGLKKLLLTLGYHHPVSFTYGSGMTSRPKASFLFKLRKQIMDRLVKWFQLGDMMVYMVKKEN; from the coding sequence GTGGAACTAATCCCTTGTAATACCTGCGGACAAAACCGCTTCCGTCCTATTTTTACTAAAAAAAGCCCACTTGGTGAGTCTTTTTCGATTGTCGCTTGCGAGTTCTGTGGACTTGTACAAGTGAACCCACAACCAAGTTTTGCTGATGTAAAAAAATATTATGATGATTCCTATTTTACCCAAAGGACAGAAAGAGGGTATGACAATTATTACTCCGACAAATTACGGGCAGAGATCTCGCGCGTTTTTCAACTCAACTTAAATGATTTGGATTTTTTTTCCTGGGAAAAGGATCGGATCTCGGAGTTATCACCCGAAGATAAACTATCGTCTTTGGATATTGGATGTGCTGCCGGTTACTTTGTAGCTTACCAAAAGGATCGAGGATATGATGCATATGGAATTGAAATTGCGGATGGTCCCGTTCGTTTTGCACGAGAAACATTAAAATTAAATATCTTTCAAGAGAGTTTTCTGGATTGGGATACGAAGTTTCAAAACAAGTTTGACGTCATCACTCTTTGGGCTACCATCGAACACCTTCACAGGCCGAAAGAGACTTTAGAAAAAATCAAAGGCCATTTAAAACCAGGGGGAGTGCTCATCCTATCCACTTGTCGGTATGGCCTACTTGCGAAATTGGCTGGACTTACCTGGCGGTATTTGAATGTTCCCGAACATCTATATTATTATTCTTATTTAGGTTTGAAAAAACTACTGTTGACTTTAGGTTATCATCACCCAGTTTCTTTTACCTATGGAAGTGGTATGACCTCGCGTCCCAAAGCCAGCTTTTTGTTCAAACTCCGGAAACAAATCATGGATCGCCTAGTGAAGTGGTTTCAGTTAGGCGATATGATGGTCTATATGGTAAAAAAAGAAAATTAA